In Xenopus laevis strain J_2021 chromosome 2S, Xenopus_laevis_v10.1, whole genome shotgun sequence, a genomic segment contains:
- the LOC121400588 gene encoding zinc finger and BTB domain-containing protein 8B-like isoform X2, protein MEMSSYYTKLLGELNEQRKRDFFCDCSIIVEGRIFKAHRNVLFANSGYFGAMLVHYIQDSGRHSTASLDIVTSEAFSTILDFLYSGKLNVCGENVIEVMSAASYLQMTDVVNFCKAYIHSSLDICRKIEKESSFGQADSGSDGINSGREAELGASPEKENDSDCQKDPPGGDCSSCNSIELMVKHHPTEGSNESKSSNKAVEPKEEFDSDVVEVSEGVQTYHIPTGLEQGEEGLHSASGVDIACNNYHMKQFLEALLRNSSSQRKDDAVHHFPRDFESRQEDTGVPMSSMMDIQGDWFGEDTGDVLVVPIKLHKCPFCPYTAKQKGILKRHIRSHTGERPYPCDVCRKRFTRQEHLRSHALTTQH, encoded by the exons ATGGAGATGTCATCATATTATACCAAACTACTTGGGGAATTAAATGAACAGAGGAAGAGGGATTTCTTCTGTGACTGCAGCATAATTGTAGAGGGCCGAATTTTCAAAGCCCACAGGAATGTTTTGTTTGCGAACAGTGGTTATTTTGGAGCCATGCTAGTTCACTATATTCAGGACAGCGGGAGACACAGCACAGCCTCTCTGGATATTGTCACATCAGAGGCATTCTCTACCATCCTGGACTTTCTTTATTCAGGCAAGCTGAACGTGTGTGGAGAAAATGTAATCGAAGTTATGAGTGCGGCTAGTTATCTGCAGATGACAGATGTGGTCAACTTCTGTAAAGCCTATATCCACTCTTCATTAGACATATGCCGGAAGATTGAGAAGGAAAGTTCCTTTGGACAGGCAGACAGTGGCAGCGATGGCATAAATAGTGGAAGAGAAGCAGAGCTGGGGGCCTCACCTGAGAAAGAAAATGACAGTGACTGCCAGAAAGATCCACCCGGTGGCGACTGCAGTAGTTGCAACTCTATAGAGCTGATGGTAAAACATCACCCAACAGAAGGCTCCAATGAAAGTAAAAGTTCCAACAAAGCAGTAGAACCAAAAGAGGAATTTGACTCTGATGTTGTGGAGGTGTCAGAGGGTGTACAAACCTACCATATTCCTACAGGACTGGAACAGGGAGAGGAAGGTCTGCATTCAGCATCTGGGGTTGATATAGCATGCAATAACTATCACATGAAGCAATTTCTTgaggctcttttgagaaatagttCTTCCCAGAGGAAGGATGATGCAGTGCATCATTTTCCACGGGACTTTGAATCTCGTCAAGAAGATACTGGTGTCCCAATGAGCTCTATGATGGATATTCAAGGTGACTGGTTTGGGGAAGACACAG gggatgtcctAGTTGTTCCTATCAAGCTGCACAAGTGTCCATTCTGTCCATACACAGCCAAGCAGAAAGGGATCCTCAAACGCCACATCCGCTCTCACACTGGTGAGCGGCCTTATCCCTGTGACGTTTGTCGGAAAAGATTTACCCGACAGGAGCACCTGAGAAGCCATGCACTGACT